The genomic DNA TGGCTTTCCCGCTCATTGCGCGCAGCAGTGTTTGTGGCTGCAGCAGCAGCACCAGGTCCACCCCGGCTGCCAACAGCTGTTCCTGTCGCAGCCCGCCGGTATGGCTCAGGTTAAAAGGATCCAGAAAGGCAAGGGCCGGCACGGGGCTGGCAAGCATGTCGGCCACATCGGCCTGTGCCTGCGGCGAAGAGAGGAAAGCCGGTTGATGGATAAGCTTCTCGTAAAAGGCAAGCGCGCTCAACTGCTCTTGCAGATGCCCGAGTGCCGGCGCATCAGGGTCGCTGAAAAAAGTATGGATGATTTGATTCAGGTCCGTCCGGCTGCCTGTGCTGCGGTAGAGCTGCTGCAACAGTATGGCCTGCGGTACGTATTCGCCGGCAACAGGGGCGGCGTTCAGATCAAGGAGCAGCGCTTTTTCGGGCAGCCCGGGTAGTGTGAATGTGGCGGCGCACCATGCCTCGAAGCACTTGCCCAGCAATTCATACTTTGTCTCTGCTGGGGTGCGCTCCTGTTTAAAGAAATTACTCGGTACAATGGCCGTCATATATTGTAATTGTTCAATTTACTCTTGGCGCCGGGGCCGGGCTCCAAAGATAAGGCATCTGGGTTAATGTTTTGCACGGAAATGGCTTATCAAGTCCTGGTTAGGCGATACTATACCATGACTGAAACGGCCGGTCGCTAGAATAGGCAGGGAAAAAGTATAACACCACAGGATTTCTTTTTTGCACTGGCGCAGCGGATCAAATCTGCTTTGTGCGGCCGTCCCCGGAACGGCACAGGAAGTTAGTCGCCCAGTCCGGGATTATTCTCGTAAATCAAAAAGGGAAGCTGGCTTTGTCACTGCCACAGGGTAGTTACTTTCCCACGTTGCGGCGTGCCGTCGCTATACTCCTTAAAATTAAAATACAACTAAGTATGGAAGATAAACAAGAACTGACCGCCCTGGTGACCGTTTTGTCGCAGCTTCGCCAGGAAGGGTATACGGAGGATTTTACCGTATCAGACGATGGCTTTTTATGCACGATAGAGGGCGATGGACGGTTTACCCCGGAGCAGGTGCAGATCGTGAACTTTTACCGGTTCGAAGGTGAATCGAACCCGGACGATATGGCCATACTCTATGTGGTGGAAACTGCCGACGGGCGTAAAGGAACCATCTCGGATGCCTTTGGAACATATTCGGACGAAACGGTCTCAAATTTTATGAAGCAGGTAGAAGACCTGGGCAAAGACCTTGACAAAGCTGGGAAAAAGTAAACTCTGGGTGCGCCCTGCTTTTGCATCCGTTTGGCTCTGCTCGGAATTTGGCGATAAAAAAGAAGCGCTTCTGCAGCATACGTATGCTGCAGAAGCGCTTCTTTACTGTTCATCATTGCTGGAGTTAAGCAGCCCCGGGGGCACTGAGAGCTTCCCGGTTTTGGGGTCGATCAGCCCATTCCGCTCATCTTCAATATCCGTGGCCTGGGTATACACGTCGCCGGCTATGGGGCGTTTGCGCAACTCCTTTTTATACTGGCGGATGCGCTCGGCCCGTTCATCCAGACTCTGCGGGCCGCCATAGTCTGAGAAGCCAAACCCTCCCCATTCGCTCACGATCAGTGGGGTTTGCCCACGGTAGAAATAGGGATCGCCTACTACCAGCGGAAAGGCCGCCACGCCCACCATTTGGCCTGCCGCCAGCTGATCGAGCAGTTCCTTCCATCGCGCCAGATCGGGGGTATAGAGGTGGGCGGTCAGCAGGTCGGATTTTAGTTTTCCCTCATAGGAAATATGCTGCCAGCCATCGTTGTCCACTACCAGGAATTGCGGGTGCCGTATTTTCATGTAGTGGTAGGCATCCATAATGTACTGGCGGGTTTCGGGGTTTACGGCAATGTCCTGCGCGCCCCAGTCCTCGTTATACAGGCTCCAGATCACCACCGAGGGGTTTGTTTCGATCAGGGCCAGCATGCGGCGCAGTTCGGCGGCATGGTTCTCGCGGCTTCTGGGAGTAGAACTATGCGGGCTGGGGACCTCCACCCACAAGAGCATGCCTATTTCATCAGCCAGGTTGTAAATGCGCGGGTCTACGCCAGCAATGTGTACGCGCACCAGGTTGCAGCCCAGATCCTTCATGGCAAACATGTGGCGCCGCATTTCCTCGTAGGTAGCTGTGCCCGGCTGGTAAAGTATGCCGTCGATGTATATTTCCTTGTTGTTGAGATACAGGTGGCGGCCCCTGGACTCAAACTTCCGTAATCCGAAGTGCGCTTCAATCTCAGCTGCGTACCCGTTGGCATCCACCAGTTGGGCGACCAGCCGGTAGAGGTGCGGGTTCTCCGGGCACCACAGCTCCGGGTCTGGCATCTTGACCACCACATACTGGCGCCGCTGCCCTGCTTCTAGGTGCAGGGGGAAATCCGAAACGCAGAGGGGCTCGTCCTGCGGGGTGTCAAGTTCGAATATTTTCAGCTTCAGGGTATATTGGCCGGGGTCGTGGATGCGGGATGTGAGCACA from Pontibacter liquoris includes the following:
- a CDS encoding glycoside hydrolase family 2 TIM barrel-domain containing protein, whose protein sequence is MGTTHQNFSSTEGTQELHNGKEQENPLPRAVLRPNMHYLLDGEWQFEHDPNDRGLREAWYLGHRYTHTAHWPGSVEEHMANSRGKQGPAWQDNVIAWYEREFPRPERNTQSAPSIFQITFGACGYETRVWLNGRLLRTIEGEDVHFGEYTSFSYELDEEHLLPVNYLTVRIADTMDAETTRGKQESHVFKRGGIWYQTYTGATRSVWLEVVERNRLRSRVGVISEIEDALVRFVLTSRIHDPGQYTLKLKIFELDTPQDEPLCVSDFPLHLEAGQRRQYVVVKMPDPELWCPENPHLYRLVAQLVDANGYAAEIEAHFGLRKFESRGRHLYLNNKEIYIDGILYQPGTATYEEMRRHMFAMKDLGCNLVRVHIAGVDPRIYNLADEIGMLLWVEVPSPHSSTPRSRENHAAELRRMLALIETNPSVVIWSLYNEDWGAQDIAVNPETRQYIMDAYHYMKIRHPQFLVVDNDGWQHISYEGKLKSDLLTAHLYTPDLARWKELLDQLAAGQMVGVAAFPLVVGDPYFYRGQTPLIVSEWGGFGFSDYGGPQSLDERAERIRQYKKELRKRPIAGDVYTQATDIEDERNGLIDPKTGKLSVPPGLLNSSNDEQ